One genomic segment of Streptomyces niveus includes these proteins:
- a CDS encoding Bug family tripartite tricarboxylate transporter substrate binding protein, which yields MRFRTPLALLGAALMVLVGPPLLSKGSGDDTGTQIPGLRFMVPNTPGGGYDITARTMAKNAEDAELNHNIEVFNLPGAGGTVGLARAVSEHGNGKLVVSMGLGVVGAVRTNNSHETLADTTPIARISEETDIVVVAKDSPYKTINDLVAAWKKNPAKLPVGGGSSPGGPDHLAPMLMARAAGIAPKTVNYVPFDGGGELLASILGNKVAFGVSGLGEYRDQIEAGELRLLAVTGPERTPGMDAPTLREAGLDTDFTNWRGVVAPPGISDAQRDKLIAFFEKLHASPQWKESLKKNGWDDAFLTGDKFGDFLAAEDKRVQSVLKELGL from the coding sequence GTGCGATTCCGCACCCCCCTCGCCCTCCTCGGGGCCGCGCTGATGGTGCTGGTGGGTCCGCCGCTGCTTTCAAAGGGCAGTGGCGACGACACCGGTACCCAGATACCCGGCCTGCGTTTCATGGTCCCCAACACCCCGGGCGGCGGCTACGACATCACCGCACGCACCATGGCCAAGAACGCCGAGGACGCCGAGCTCAACCACAACATCGAGGTCTTCAACCTGCCCGGAGCCGGCGGCACCGTCGGTCTCGCCCGCGCCGTGAGCGAACACGGCAACGGCAAGCTCGTGGTCTCCATGGGCCTCGGCGTCGTCGGCGCCGTACGCACCAACAACTCCCACGAGACCCTCGCCGACACGACGCCGATCGCCCGCATCAGCGAGGAGACCGACATCGTCGTCGTCGCCAAGGACTCGCCGTACAAGACGATCAACGACCTCGTCGCGGCATGGAAGAAGAACCCGGCCAAACTGCCCGTCGGCGGCGGATCGTCGCCCGGCGGACCCGACCACCTCGCGCCCATGCTGATGGCGCGGGCCGCCGGAATCGCCCCGAAGACCGTCAACTACGTCCCCTTCGACGGCGGCGGCGAACTCCTCGCCTCCATCCTCGGCAACAAGGTCGCCTTCGGCGTCTCCGGCCTCGGTGAGTACCGCGACCAGATCGAGGCGGGCGAGCTGCGGCTGCTGGCCGTCACCGGCCCCGAACGGACCCCCGGCATGGACGCGCCCACCCTGCGCGAGGCGGGCCTCGACACCGACTTCACCAACTGGCGCGGCGTCGTCGCCCCGCCCGGAATCTCCGACGCCCAGCGCGACAAGCTCATCGCCTTCTTCGAGAAGCTGCACGCCTCACCGCAGTGGAAGGAATCACTGAAGAAGAACGGCTGGGACGACGCCTTCCTCACCGGTGACAAATTCGGCGACTTCCTCGCCGCCGAGGACAAGCGCGTGCAATCCGTCCTGAAGGAGCTCGGGCTGTGA
- a CDS encoding tripartite tricarboxylate transporter TctB family protein: MTTEPNTAPKAEAPASRGWLREHSELGVSLMLLVLGVLVLTDALTMDVDITQRGPIGPKTVPIVVGIGLLVVAALLSLDVLRGGRGESETGEDIDLSEPSDWRTVLLLAGVFLGNAVLIGPLGFPISGALLFWGSAYALGSRHLHRDPLIAASLSLVTYFLFNNLLGVPLPGGPLMGVI; this comes from the coding sequence GTGACCACCGAACCGAACACCGCTCCCAAGGCGGAGGCCCCCGCTTCCCGCGGCTGGCTGCGCGAACACTCCGAACTCGGCGTCAGCCTCATGCTGCTCGTCCTCGGCGTCCTCGTCCTCACCGACGCCCTCACCATGGACGTCGACATCACCCAGCGCGGCCCGATCGGCCCCAAGACGGTGCCGATCGTCGTCGGCATCGGTCTGCTCGTCGTCGCCGCCCTCCTCAGCCTCGACGTCCTGCGCGGCGGCCGGGGCGAGTCCGAGACCGGCGAGGACATCGACCTCAGCGAACCCAGCGACTGGCGCACCGTGCTGCTGCTCGCCGGGGTCTTCCTCGGCAACGCCGTACTCATCGGCCCCCTCGGCTTCCCGATATCCGGGGCGCTGCTCTTCTGGGGCTCCGCGTACGCGCTCGGCAGCCGCCACCTCCACCGCGACCCGCTCATCGCCGCGAGCCTCTCCCTCGTCACCTACTTCCTCTTCAACAACCTGCTCGGCGTCCCCCTCCCCGGTGGCCCGCTGATGGGAGTGATCTAG
- a CDS encoding tripartite tricarboxylate transporter permease — MDSLNSLIDGFGTALTPMNLLWAAVGVLLGTAIGVLPGIGPAMAVALLLPVTYGLEPTGAFIMFAGIYYGAMFGGSTTSILLNTPGESAAVVAAIEGNPMAKAGRGAQALAAAAGGHFVGGMIGTILLVVLAPTVASLAVDIGAPDYFAIMVLAFIAVTSVLGSSRIRGLASLLIGLTIGLVGLDQMTGQQRLTFGTLELADGVDVVIVAVGLFAIGEALWVAAHLRRSSGEPVPVGRPWLGKDDVRRTWKPWLRGPLIGFPFGAIPAGGAEIPTFLSYVTEKRLSKNKNQFGKGAIEGVAGPESAASASAAGTLVSMLTLGLPTTAVAAVMLAAFQQYGIQPGPLLFERESELVWGLIASLFVGMVLLLALNLPLAPVWVKLLRIPRPYLYAGILFFAAVGAYAVGGEALDLVILLIIGLIGFGMRRYGLPVLPAVIGVILGPAAEQQMRRALQISDGSASGLVNTPFSVTVYAVVVLIICWPLVRKLVLSRRKETDVSA, encoded by the coding sequence ATGGACTCCCTCAACTCCCTGATCGACGGCTTCGGTACGGCGCTCACGCCGATGAACCTGCTCTGGGCCGCCGTCGGCGTACTGCTCGGCACCGCGATCGGCGTCCTGCCCGGCATCGGCCCGGCCATGGCCGTCGCCCTGCTGCTCCCCGTCACCTACGGCCTGGAGCCGACCGGCGCGTTCATCATGTTCGCCGGCATCTACTACGGAGCCATGTTCGGCGGCTCCACCACCTCGATCCTGCTCAACACCCCCGGTGAGAGCGCGGCGGTGGTGGCCGCCATCGAGGGCAACCCGATGGCCAAGGCGGGACGCGGCGCGCAGGCGCTCGCCGCCGCGGCGGGCGGTCACTTCGTCGGCGGCATGATCGGCACGATCCTGCTGGTCGTCCTCGCCCCGACCGTCGCCTCCCTCGCCGTCGACATCGGCGCACCCGACTACTTCGCCATCATGGTGCTGGCGTTCATCGCCGTCACCTCGGTCCTCGGCTCGTCCCGTATCCGCGGGCTCGCCTCGCTGCTCATCGGCCTCACCATCGGTCTGGTCGGCCTCGACCAGATGACCGGCCAGCAGCGTCTGACCTTCGGCACGCTCGAACTCGCCGACGGCGTCGACGTCGTGATTGTCGCGGTCGGTCTCTTCGCGATCGGCGAGGCCCTGTGGGTCGCCGCGCACCTGCGGCGCTCCTCGGGCGAACCGGTCCCGGTCGGCCGCCCCTGGCTCGGCAAGGACGACGTGCGCCGCACCTGGAAGCCGTGGCTGCGCGGGCCGCTCATCGGCTTCCCGTTCGGCGCGATCCCGGCCGGCGGCGCGGAGATCCCGACGTTCCTGTCGTACGTCACCGAGAAGCGGCTCTCCAAGAACAAGAATCAGTTCGGCAAGGGCGCCATCGAGGGCGTCGCCGGACCCGAGTCGGCCGCCTCGGCCTCGGCCGCCGGCACCCTCGTGTCGATGCTGACGCTCGGCCTGCCGACGACCGCCGTCGCCGCCGTGATGCTGGCCGCGTTCCAGCAGTACGGCATCCAGCCCGGACCGCTGCTGTTCGAGCGCGAGTCGGAGCTGGTCTGGGGCCTCATCGCCTCGCTGTTCGTCGGCATGGTGCTGCTGCTGGCACTGAACCTGCCGCTCGCCCCTGTGTGGGTGAAGCTGCTGCGCATCCCGCGCCCCTACCTGTACGCGGGCATCCTCTTCTTCGCGGCCGTCGGCGCGTACGCGGTCGGCGGAGAGGCGCTGGACCTGGTGATCCTGCTGATCATCGGTCTGATCGGGTTCGGTATGCGGCGCTACGGGCTGCCGGTGCTGCCGGCCGTCATCGGTGTCATCCTCGGCCCGGCCGCCGAACAGCAGATGCGCAGGGCGCTCCAGATCAGCGACGGAAGTGCCTCCGGCCTCGTCAACACACCGTTCTCGGTGACCGTCTACGCCGTCGTCGTGCTGATCATCTGCTGGCCGCTGGTGCGCAAGCTCGTGCTGAGCCGCCGGAAGGAGACAGACGTCTCGGCCTGA
- a CDS encoding methyltransferase domain-containing protein has product MTPIDWDDAADSFDEEPDHGLLDPTVRKAWAAKLAGWLPPEPSRVLDLGCGTGSLALLATESGHRVTAVDLSPRMVGLARAKLSGTDTEVLVGDAARPPVGERTFDVIMARHVLWLLPDPDRALNHWLSLLRPGGRLILIEGVWSGAGLPATRVTMSLAPLVERVQHEHLSADAALWGRAVDDERYALIAHTAQRRRHTEVVDVHLILRRGDEVLLARRSGTGYGDGLLNSPSGHVEDGEDVRAAMIREASEEIGAELDPGDLRTALVMHHRGPGGRPRTGWFFEARYEAGRTPWEPYNREPEKCSGLSWHPLSALPDDIVAYCRAGLEAYRAGERFVIHWHEDADSIAYDPDGTPRATLLPKTDTGVTTAEGGPTVS; this is encoded by the coding sequence ATGACCCCGATCGACTGGGACGACGCCGCAGACTCCTTCGACGAGGAGCCCGACCACGGGCTGCTCGATCCGACCGTACGAAAGGCGTGGGCCGCCAAGCTCGCCGGCTGGCTGCCGCCCGAGCCGTCCAGGGTGCTCGACCTCGGCTGCGGCACCGGCAGCCTCGCCCTACTCGCCACCGAGTCGGGCCACCGCGTGACCGCCGTCGACCTCTCACCGCGCATGGTCGGACTCGCCCGCGCCAAACTGTCCGGCACGGACACGGAGGTGCTGGTCGGCGACGCGGCGAGACCCCCCGTGGGAGAGCGCACGTTCGACGTGATCATGGCCCGCCATGTGCTGTGGCTGCTCCCCGATCCGGACCGGGCGCTGAACCACTGGCTGTCCCTGCTGCGTCCCGGCGGACGGCTGATACTGATCGAAGGCGTCTGGTCCGGCGCCGGACTGCCGGCGACCCGCGTCACGATGTCACTGGCCCCGCTCGTCGAGCGCGTCCAGCACGAGCACCTGTCGGCCGACGCCGCCCTCTGGGGCCGCGCCGTCGACGACGAGCGCTACGCGCTGATCGCCCACACCGCGCAGCGCCGCCGCCACACGGAAGTGGTCGACGTCCATCTGATCCTGCGCCGGGGCGACGAGGTGCTGCTCGCCCGCAGGTCCGGCACGGGATACGGGGACGGCCTGCTGAACAGCCCGTCGGGCCACGTCGAGGACGGCGAGGACGTCCGCGCGGCGATGATCCGCGAGGCGTCCGAGGAGATCGGCGCCGAACTGGACCCCGGCGACCTGCGTACGGCCCTGGTCATGCACCACCGCGGCCCCGGCGGCAGGCCGCGCACCGGCTGGTTCTTCGAGGCGCGGTACGAGGCGGGGCGCACGCCCTGGGAGCCGTACAACCGGGAGCCGGAGAAGTGCTCGGGCCTCTCCTGGCACCCGCTCTCCGCGCTCCCGGACGACATAGTCGCCTACTGCCGCGCGGGCCTGGAGGCGTACCGGGCGGGGGAGCGCTTCGTCATCCACTGGCACGAGGACGCCGACTCGATCGCCTACGACCCGGACGGCACACCGCGTGCGACGCTGCTGCCCAAGACGGACACGGGCGTTACGACGGCGGAAGGCGGTCCGACAGTTTCGTGA
- a CDS encoding DUF402 domain-containing protein encodes MSASSSDGAGAPGVQVEVHLVKAGRTKIRYPATLIADDGARVVVRAPWAADGVRDFGFVRFEPGDVFTEHYWRDRWYAVKEVRAGDGTLKGWYCDVTRPTVVRGLGTGELRYELLVEDLDLDLWASADRGTVLRLDEDEFEESGLADRDPVAADAARRALDELELLVRDGAFTKLSDRLPPS; translated from the coding sequence ATGTCCGCGAGCTCCTCTGACGGCGCCGGAGCGCCCGGGGTCCAGGTGGAGGTGCACCTGGTGAAGGCGGGCCGTACGAAGATCCGCTATCCCGCCACCCTGATCGCCGACGACGGCGCGCGCGTCGTGGTGCGCGCGCCGTGGGCGGCGGACGGTGTGCGGGACTTCGGCTTCGTACGCTTCGAGCCCGGCGACGTCTTCACGGAGCACTACTGGCGCGACCGGTGGTACGCGGTGAAGGAGGTCCGCGCGGGCGACGGCACGCTCAAGGGCTGGTACTGCGACGTGACACGGCCGACGGTCGTGCGCGGTCTCGGAACCGGTGAACTGCGGTACGAGCTGCTGGTCGAGGACCTGGATCTCGACCTCTGGGCATCGGCGGACCGCGGCACGGTCCTGCGTCTCGACGAGGACGAGTTCGAGGAGAGCGGCCTCGCCGACCGGGACCCGGTCGCGGCCGACGCAGCCCGCCGCGCGCTGGACGAGCTGGAACTCCTCGTACGCGACGGCGCGTTCACGAAACTGTCGGACCGCCTTCCGCCGTCGTAA
- a CDS encoding GNAT family N-acetyltransferase translates to MSVIVRDFRPADAPAVVRVRRASVPYAVTTEEALHFAVRSANPASKYRMLVAEDGGEVIGTSHVALAYDSEDPGQARVNPHVHPDHKGKGVGTAILRAAEEHLAAEGATTLFAWVNDEPASLAFAARRGYSPLRTAHFQRLDLTGATLPGPPGLPAGCALATAADFADDPRSVFEADAEATSDEPGDISSSLDDYEDWLNSTWRHPCLDRDLSTLVVADGRIVAFTLVHSDGDTTYLSAMTGSLRDYRGRGLAKAAKADSLRRARAAGYTDAFTNNDSGNGPMLAVNSWFGYRICASEVRHVRELL, encoded by the coding sequence ATGAGTGTGATCGTTCGTGATTTCCGCCCGGCGGACGCCCCTGCCGTCGTCCGTGTCCGGCGTGCCTCCGTGCCGTACGCCGTGACGACCGAGGAGGCGCTGCACTTCGCCGTGCGCAGCGCCAATCCGGCGTCGAAGTACCGCATGCTGGTGGCCGAGGACGGCGGGGAGGTGATCGGCACCTCGCATGTCGCGCTCGCCTACGACAGCGAGGACCCCGGTCAGGCCCGGGTCAACCCCCATGTGCACCCCGACCACAAGGGCAAGGGCGTGGGAACCGCGATCCTGCGGGCCGCCGAGGAGCATCTGGCCGCCGAGGGCGCGACCACCCTCTTCGCCTGGGTGAACGACGAGCCCGCGTCCCTCGCCTTCGCCGCCCGCCGGGGCTACTCGCCGCTGCGTACCGCGCACTTCCAGCGGCTCGATCTGACGGGCGCCACACTGCCCGGGCCGCCGGGACTCCCCGCGGGCTGCGCGCTGGCGACGGCGGCGGACTTCGCCGACGACCCGCGGTCGGTGTTCGAGGCAGACGCCGAGGCGACGTCGGACGAACCGGGCGACATCAGCAGCAGCCTCGACGACTACGAGGACTGGCTGAACAGCACCTGGCGGCACCCCTGTCTGGACCGTGACCTCAGCACGCTCGTGGTCGCCGACGGCAGGATCGTGGCCTTCACCCTCGTCCACTCGGACGGTGACACCACCTATCTGTCGGCCATGACGGGCTCGCTGCGCGACTACCGCGGCCGGGGTCTGGCCAAGGCCGCCAAGGCGGACTCGCTGCGCCGCGCCCGAGCCGCCGGTTACACGGACGCGTTCACCAACAACGACTCGGGGAACGGGCCGATGCTCGCGGTCAACTCCTGGTTCGGCTACCGGATCTGCGCCTCGGAGGTACGCCATGTCCGCGAGCTCCTCTGA
- a CDS encoding GntR family transcriptional regulator — MTLNISIDDDATTAPYEQLRTQISELARSGALPVGHKLPTVRGFAEELGLAANTVAKAYRALETDGVIETRGRNGTFVAAAGDAADRKAAAAAQEYAENARRLGLSRADALSLAEDAVRAAYSR, encoded by the coding sequence GTGACCTTGAACATCTCCATCGACGACGACGCGACGACCGCTCCGTACGAGCAGTTGCGCACCCAGATCTCCGAACTGGCCCGCTCGGGCGCGCTGCCCGTGGGACACAAGCTGCCGACGGTACGGGGCTTCGCCGAGGAACTCGGCCTCGCGGCGAACACCGTCGCCAAGGCCTACCGGGCCCTGGAGACGGACGGCGTCATCGAGACGCGCGGCCGTAACGGCACGTTCGTCGCGGCGGCGGGCGACGCGGCGGACCGCAAGGCGGCCGCCGCCGCCCAGGAGTACGCGGAGAATGCCCGCCGCCTCGGCCTTTCCCGCGCGGACGCGCTGTCCCTGGCCGAGGACGCGGTACGGGCGGCGTACTCGCGCTGA
- a CDS encoding ABC transporter permease produces the protein MSGAHGGQRPASAEATGQGRFDLLLVPPRPRTGWRVLPARVLAMCLVELQKLRHDRTELYTRAIQPALWLLIFGETFTHIKAIPTGGIPYIDFLAPGIIAQSAMFIAIFYGIMIIWERDAGILTKLLVTPTPRSALVSGKAFASGVKALIQAAVVILIAAALGVGLTWNPLKLLGVAVAVILGSAFFSCLSITIAGIVLTRDRLMGIGQAITMPLFFASNALYPVAIMPGWLQVVSKINPLSYQVDALRGLLLGTPSHLLLDFGVLAFAALVGITAASSLLGRLAR, from the coding sequence ATGTCAGGAGCACACGGCGGACAGCGTCCCGCGTCGGCTGAGGCCACCGGCCAGGGCCGGTTCGATCTGCTGCTCGTACCGCCCCGGCCTCGAACGGGCTGGCGGGTACTGCCCGCCCGAGTCCTGGCCATGTGCCTGGTCGAACTCCAGAAACTGCGCCACGACCGCACCGAGCTCTACACCAGGGCCATCCAGCCCGCCCTCTGGCTGCTGATCTTCGGCGAGACGTTCACCCACATCAAGGCCATCCCGACCGGCGGCATCCCCTACATCGACTTCCTGGCGCCCGGCATCATCGCCCAGTCCGCGATGTTCATCGCGATCTTCTACGGCATCATGATCATCTGGGAGCGGGACGCCGGCATCCTGACCAAGCTCCTGGTCACTCCGACGCCGAGATCCGCCCTGGTCAGCGGCAAGGCGTTCGCCTCGGGGGTGAAGGCGCTGATCCAGGCGGCCGTGGTGATCCTCATCGCCGCCGCCCTCGGGGTGGGGCTGACCTGGAACCCGTTGAAACTGCTCGGGGTCGCGGTCGCGGTGATCCTCGGTTCGGCGTTCTTCTCGTGCCTGTCGATCACGATCGCGGGCATCGTGCTCACCCGGGACCGGCTGATGGGCATCGGCCAGGCCATCACCATGCCGCTCTTCTTCGCGTCCAACGCGCTCTATCCGGTGGCGATCATGCCCGGCTGGCTCCAGGTGGTCAGCAAGATCAATCCACTCAGCTACCAGGTGGACGCCCTGCGCGGACTCCTGCTCGGTACGCCGTCCCATCTGCTGCTCGACTTCGGCGTACTGGCCTTCGCGGCGCTGGTGGGTATCACCGCGGCCTCGTCGCTGCTCGGCCGGCTGGCGAGATGA
- a CDS encoding ATP-binding cassette domain-containing protein — protein MTDRDLPTTAADTTGTGDEADNATDEAVSCRGLDYSFGDTRAVDGLDLSVRTGEIFGLLGPNGAGKTTAIRCITTLLPVPADMVKVFGHDAAKEKMAVRRLLGYVPQQLSADAAMTGRENVTLFARVFDVPRRERAARVEQALDAVELGAAADRMAATYSGGMIRRLELAQALVSAPRLLMLDEPTIGLDPIARSSVWEHINAVREATGMTVLVTTHYMEEAEQYCDRVGLMHQGRIHALGTSDELREELRERRRTASGPAARDDSVPTLEDVFREVAGQGLDEEGGDFRDVRSTRRTASRVG, from the coding sequence ATGACCGACAGAGACCTTCCCACCACCGCCGCCGACACCACCGGAACCGGCGACGAGGCCGACAACGCCACCGACGAGGCCGTGAGCTGCCGCGGGCTGGACTACTCGTTCGGCGACACCAGGGCCGTCGACGGCCTCGACCTGTCCGTCCGCACCGGCGAGATCTTCGGTCTGCTCGGCCCCAACGGCGCCGGTAAGACCACCGCGATCCGGTGTATCACCACGCTGTTGCCGGTCCCCGCGGACATGGTGAAGGTGTTCGGCCACGACGCCGCGAAGGAGAAGATGGCGGTTCGGCGCCTGCTCGGTTACGTACCGCAGCAGTTGTCCGCCGACGCCGCGATGACCGGCCGCGAGAACGTGACACTGTTCGCGCGCGTCTTCGACGTCCCGCGCCGCGAGCGCGCGGCACGCGTCGAGCAGGCACTGGACGCGGTCGAGCTGGGCGCCGCCGCCGACCGGATGGCCGCGACCTACTCCGGCGGCATGATCCGCCGGCTGGAACTCGCGCAGGCCCTGGTCAGCGCGCCCCGGCTGCTGATGCTCGACGAGCCGACGATCGGTCTCGACCCGATCGCCCGGAGCAGTGTGTGGGAGCACATCAACGCGGTGCGGGAGGCCACGGGTATGACCGTGCTGGTGACCACGCACTACATGGAGGAGGCCGAACAGTACTGCGACCGGGTCGGGTTGATGCACCAGGGCCGGATCCACGCCCTCGGCACCTCCGACGAACTCCGCGAGGAGCTGCGCGAACGCCGCCGTACGGCTTCCGGCCCGGCGGCGCGCGACGACTCCGTACCGACGCTGGAGGACGTCTTCCGCGAGGTGGCCGGCCAGGGCCTGGACGAGGAGGGAGGCGACTTCCGCGATGTCAGGAGCACACGGCGGACAGCGTCCCGCGTCGGCTGA
- a CDS encoding MarR family winged helix-turn-helix transcriptional regulator — translation MTSVELSDSLADVLAGVQRMIRRRLRAGLTAPRLRGAQIDLLRLVGTSPGIRVSDAAKELYLAGNSVSTLVNQLSRAGYLRRETDPADRRSVLLLPTEAATSRLADWQARRSALVREQVDRLTDEERAALAAALPALRRLARNLHEEAEGV, via the coding sequence ATGACTTCGGTCGAGCTGTCCGACTCGCTCGCCGATGTGCTGGCAGGGGTTCAGCGCATGATCCGGCGACGGCTGCGGGCCGGTCTGACGGCCCCGCGGCTGCGGGGAGCGCAGATCGATCTGCTGCGGCTGGTCGGGACCAGCCCCGGAATCCGGGTGTCCGACGCGGCGAAGGAGCTGTATCTCGCCGGGAACTCGGTCTCCACCCTGGTCAATCAGCTCAGCCGGGCCGGTTATCTGCGTCGCGAGACCGATCCCGCCGACCGCCGGTCCGTACTGCTGCTGCCGACCGAGGCGGCGACCTCGCGCCTGGCCGACTGGCAGGCGCGGCGCTCCGCGCTGGTGCGCGAGCAGGTGGACCGGCTGACCGACGAGGAGCGGGCCGCCCTGGCAGCGGCGCTGCCGGCGCTGCGCAGGCTCGCCCGGAATCTGCACGAGGAAGCGGAGGGCGTATGA
- a CDS encoding DUF5925 domain-containing protein, with translation MSAKPQDALPIRLNVDDSDSPSDVVDALFLGRFATGEQPHSRSSSIDRVKSGTSLLPAGATVLRSARDDDRSATLAEGDGWTLLVSRWNRGADVTVTATSAELAEKVHGEATAGAQDEPEPVPENVTMGFWYDSPRRGPHRTTRQISAGTWDEVRVNYTAPVADAMDRLMKVTPDDIAGRLLLLHGPPGTGKTSALRTLARSWRDWCQVDCVLDPERLFNDVGYLMDIAIGEDEGSTKGRWRLLLLEDCDEMIRGEAKHTAGQALSRLLNLTDGLLGQGRSVLVGVTTNEDLERLHPAVVRPGRCLARIEVGALTRPEAESWLSREEGDWEGAVGREGATLAELFALRRGGGPTSVPGQSKGADAGLYL, from the coding sequence ATGTCTGCCAAGCCTCAGGACGCCCTGCCGATTCGGCTCAATGTCGACGACAGCGACTCACCGTCGGATGTGGTCGACGCGCTCTTCCTCGGCCGTTTCGCGACGGGCGAGCAGCCTCACTCGCGCAGTTCTTCCATCGACCGCGTCAAGTCCGGTACCTCCCTGCTGCCAGCGGGCGCAACGGTGCTGCGCTCCGCCCGTGACGACGACCGCAGCGCCACCCTCGCCGAGGGCGACGGCTGGACGCTGCTCGTCTCCCGGTGGAACCGGGGCGCGGACGTCACGGTGACCGCGACCAGTGCCGAACTCGCCGAGAAGGTGCACGGCGAGGCGACCGCGGGCGCGCAGGACGAGCCCGAACCGGTGCCCGAGAACGTGACCATGGGGTTCTGGTACGACTCACCGCGCCGCGGCCCGCACCGGACGACCCGCCAGATCTCGGCCGGAACCTGGGACGAGGTCAGGGTCAACTACACGGCGCCCGTGGCCGACGCGATGGACCGGCTGATGAAGGTGACTCCCGACGACATCGCGGGCCGGCTGCTCCTGCTGCACGGCCCGCCCGGCACCGGGAAGACGTCGGCGTTGCGGACGCTGGCCCGTTCGTGGCGGGACTGGTGCCAGGTCGACTGCGTCCTGGACCCGGAGCGGCTGTTCAACGACGTCGGCTATCTGATGGACATCGCGATCGGCGAGGACGAAGGCTCGACGAAGGGCCGCTGGCGGCTGCTGCTCCTGGAGGACTGCGACGAAATGATCCGCGGCGAGGCCAAACACACGGCGGGCCAGGCGCTCTCGCGGCTGCTGAACCTCACCGACGGGCTGCTCGGCCAGGGCAGGAGCGTCCTGGTGGGCGTGACGACCAACGAGGACCTGGAGCGGCTCCACCCGGCGGTCGTCAGGCCCGGCCGCTGTCTGGCCCGTATCGAGGTCGGCGCGCTGACCCGCCCGGAGGCGGAGAGCTGGCTGAGCCGGGAGGAGGGCGACTGGGAGGGGGCGGTGGGCCGCGAGGGGGCCACGCTGGCCGAGCTGTTCGCGCTGCGTCGCGGCGGCGGCCCGACCTCGGTCCCGGGCCAGTCGAAGGGCGCGGACGCGGGCCTGTATCTGTAG
- a CDS encoding polysaccharide deacetylase family protein encodes MYHALAHRPAPSVRALSVSPEAFAEQMALLGDRGFTPLTTAALAAVWRGHARLPDRPVLITFDDGYEGVHRHALPVLARHGFAATLFVSTGWLRGPYDTGGALDTMLDWDQVRQLAAAGVEIGGHSHTHPQLDQLDDRRLGHEAARCREIVAAELGAAPVSFAYPYGYSTRRVRRAVRAAGFEQSLAVGNALARRGQGPYAMKRVTVRRSTSIGEFARLVDGRSVGRLLAGDRALTKAYAVVRGARRAGLVLRTRGPSGD; translated from the coding sequence ATGTACCACGCGCTCGCGCACCGGCCGGCCCCGTCGGTGCGCGCCCTGTCCGTGTCGCCCGAGGCGTTCGCCGAGCAGATGGCGCTCCTCGGCGACCGGGGGTTCACCCCGCTGACGACGGCGGCGCTGGCCGCCGTCTGGCGGGGGCACGCGCGGCTGCCGGACCGGCCGGTGCTGATCACGTTCGACGACGGGTACGAGGGCGTGCACCGGCACGCCCTGCCCGTGCTGGCCCGACACGGCTTCGCGGCCACCCTGTTCGTCTCCACGGGGTGGCTGCGCGGCCCGTACGACACGGGCGGCGCGCTCGACACGATGCTCGACTGGGACCAGGTGCGCCAACTGGCTGCCGCCGGTGTGGAGATCGGCGGCCACAGCCACACCCATCCGCAGCTGGACCAGCTCGACGACCGGCGGCTCGGTCACGAGGCGGCGCGCTGCCGGGAGATCGTCGCCGCCGAACTGGGCGCCGCACCGGTCTCGTTCGCGTACCCGTACGGCTACTCCACCCGCCGCGTACGGCGCGCGGTCCGGGCCGCCGGGTTCGAGCAGTCGCTGGCCGTGGGCAACGCGCTCGCCCGCCGGGGCCAAGGCCCGTACGCCATGAAACGGGTCACCGTGCGGCGCTCCACTTCGATCGGGGAGTTCGCGCGGCTGGTCGACGGCCGGTCCGTCGGCCGTCTCCTCGCCGGCGACCGCGCGCTGACGAAGGCGTACGCGGTGGTCCGGGGGGCCCGGCGGGCGGGGCTCGTCCTCAGAACACGTGGCCCGTCCGGCGATTGA